The genomic segment AGAGAAACGCGGTCTGCGTCACCGGATGGGCCGAACGGCGGCCCTTCAGCGCCGCGACGAGCGCCAGGATCACGACGAGATAGCCAAGGCCGCGATGCGCGAACTGGATCAGCGCGGTGTTCTCCCACAGCGCGCCGTCAAGCGCCCCCGCGGGCCAGAGCGCGCCCCCCATCAAGGGCCAATCGGTGAAGCTGCGCCCGGCGTCGAGCCCGGCGAGCATGCCGCCAAGCAGGATCTGCACGAGGCTCAGATGCATCACCCCGGTCGCGAGCCCCGCAAGCCGCCGCTCGCCAAGCCGGCGCGCCTGCAAGAGCGCGGCCTCGGGGCGCGCCAGCCGCAGCCAGCTGCCCGCCGCCATGCCAAGCGCCGCAAAGCCGCCCAGCACCGACGAGCCCGTCGCCACCGCCGCCGAAACGCCCGAAAGCCCGGGCAGCCAGCCGCCCATGCCCCCCGCGCCCGCAAGCGTGAGCCCAATGCCCGCAATCGCCCAGCCGCGCCCCTTCGGCAACCGCCCGGTCAGGCCAAAGCCCAGCACGCCCAAGACCCAGCCAAGAAGCGCCCCCCGCCCCGCAGAGGCCGCAAGCCATGGCAGAACCGCCCCCGGCGCACCCTCGGCACCAGGCACCGGCGCAAACCAACCGAGCTCCAGCCCCGCCCCCGCCAGCGCCGGATCGAGAAGCCGCGCCGCGCCCCCCAGAAGCAGCATCGCCCCGATCAGCGCCACCAGAGCCGCAAGCCAAAGCCGCACCGCGCCGCGCCCGCCCTTCGGGCCTGCGTCGATCATGCCCCCACGAGGCGCCTGCGGGCGGCTCTCGGCGCCCACCTCTTCGAAAATGCTGCGCTTTTGGCCCATCAGCTCCCCCTTGGTCGTCGCCCCGACCCTAGGCTTTGGCCCGGGCGGGAGCAAGGGGGCGCTGCCCCGTCTGCCTGCGGCATTCACCCCCGGGATATTTGCACATCGTTGAAGAGGACAAGCCGTTTCAATGATGTCGAAATATCCCGGGGGGCCCGGAACGGGCGGGGGCAGCGCCCCCTCCGGCCTCAGGGCAAGCGCGCCCCCGCCGCGAGCGCCGCGAGCACCGCCGCGCGCCCGCCCCGCGCCTCGGCCCACAGATACACCGCACAGGCGGCTTCGGCGTAGAGCATCCGGTCCAGGGCCGCGGCCGGCGCCCAATCGAACGGGCTTTGCGGCAGATCGGCGCGCGGGGGGCGCAGGCAGGGCGCGGGCGGCGGGCCGAGATAGCGCGGGTCTTGCGAGATCAGCACCGAGAGCCCCTCGTCGAACCAGGTCGGCATCCGGCCGCTGAGCTGCCCCCAAAGGCCGAGCCGGGCATGGGTCTCGGTATGGGCGAGCTCATGGGTGAGGATCGTCAGCCCGAGCCCGCGTGGCGCAAGCCGCACCACCGACACGGGGCCCAGCGAATAGGTCACCGCCGCCGCCCCGCGCCCGCCGAGCGCGCGGTCACAGGCCGCGCTCGCGCAGGCAAGGATCCGCAGATGCGCCCGGGCGGGCCCGTAAAAGGCCGCGACATTGGCCCGCGCGGCGGCGATCTCGGCGAGGAGCGCTGCGCGCTCGGGCGCCGCCATGCCGGCCTCCACGAAGACCCCGGGCGCCGCCTCGGCGAGCCCATAGGCCCCCGGCGCCAATGCCCCGCGCAGCACCGGCAGGAACGCGACCAGCGCGCCGAGCCCCAAGAGCCCGCCCGCCACCATCGCCAGAAGGGAGAGTTTCAGCGCCCGCATCCCGCAAAGGTGACGCCTGGGCGCGCGCGCGGCAAGGGCTCAGCCCTGCGAGCGGGTGATTTGCCGCAGCATCCCGTGCAGCGTCTGCACATCGGCGCGGGTGAACGGCATCCGCGACCACAGGTTGCGCAGGTTGAGCTTCATCGGCGCGGCCTTGGTCGGCGGATAGAAAAACCCCGCCGCCTCGAGCTTCTCCTCGAAATGATCGCCGAGCTTCTCGATCTCGATCCGGCTGGCCGGATCCGCCCCCGCGAGCCCCGGGTCGACGGGCAGCGCGCCGACCTCCTGGCGCATGAATTCATAGCCCGTCAGCAGCACCGCCTGCGCGAGGTTGAGCGAGGGGAAGGCCGGGTTCACCGGCACGGAGATGATCGCATTGGCGCGGCTCACATCGTCGTTCTCGAGCCCGGTGCGCTCGGGCCCGAAAAGCACCGCCACCCGCTGCCCCGCCGCGATCCGCGCCCGCGCCTCGGCCATCGCGGTCTCGGGGGTGTAGATCGGCTTCGTCAGCTCACGCGCGCGCGCCGTCGTCGCGAAGACGAAATCGCAATCCCCGATCGCGGCCGGCAGATCGTCAAACACCCCCGCATGTTCGAGCACCGCCCCCGCCGC from the Rhodobacter xanthinilyticus genome contains:
- a CDS encoding RNA methyltransferase encodes the protein MTPTPPLFILVRPQMGENIGAAARAMLNFGLERMRLVAPRDGWPNPKAVAMASGAAGAVLEHAGVFDDLPAAIGDCDFVFATTARARELTKPIYTPETAMAEARARIAAGQRVAVLFGPERTGLENDDVSRANAIISVPVNPAFPSLNLAQAVLLTGYEFMRQEVGALPVDPGLAGADPASRIEIEKLGDHFEEKLEAAGFFYPPTKAAPMKLNLRNLWSRMPFTRADVQTLHGMLRQITRSQG
- a CDS encoding COX15/CtaA family protein, coding for MGQKRSIFEEVGAESRPQAPRGGMIDAGPKGGRGAVRLWLAALVALIGAMLLLGGAARLLDPALAGAGLELGWFAPVPGAEGAPGAVLPWLAASAGRGALLGWVLGVLGFGLTGRLPKGRGWAIAGIGLTLAGAGGMGGWLPGLSGVSAAVATGSSVLGGFAALGMAAGSWLRLARPEAALLQARRLGERRLAGLATGVMHLSLVQILLGGMLAGLDAGRSFTDWPLMGGALWPAGALDGALWENTALIQFAHRGLGYLVVILALVAALKGRRSAHPVTQTAFLWLGALAILQAALGIASVVHAAPLSFGLAHGVGAILLWLATIRARILARLPIVQSIRGGAK